The Antennarius striatus isolate MH-2024 chromosome 20, ASM4005453v1, whole genome shotgun sequence genome includes a region encoding these proteins:
- the enosf1 gene encoding mitochondrial enolase superfamily member 1 isoform X1 has translation MDAKTGFCTNMLHKIINLTVKDVRFPTSLEKHGSDAMHTDPDYSVAYVVIDTDVGMKGFGLTFTLGKGTDIVVSAVKILAGLVVGKSLQEIVSDFRGFYRLLSNDGQMRWLGPEKGVIHLATAAVLNAVWDLWARAEGKPLWKLLVDMDPEQIVSCMDFKYITDALTEEEALDILRKAQEGKQQREDQMLKEGYPAYTTSCAWFGYSDQQLKQLCTDALNSGWTKFKVKVGADVEDDRRRCRLIRQIIGPDNTLMIDANQKWDVAEAISWVSSLAEFKPLWIEEPTSPDDILGHATISKALAPLGIGVATGEQCQNRVMFKQLLQASALQFVQIDSCRLGSVNENLAVLLMAHKFQVPVCPHAGGVGLCELVQHLSLFDYISVSQSLSNRMCEYTDHLHEHFTSPVVIENAHYMPPKDPGYSTEMLESSVQTHQYPEGEVWKRLMDK, from the exons ATGGACGCCAAAACAGGtttctgcaccaacatgttgcacaaaattattaatttaactgTCAAAGATGTGAGATTCCCGACGTCCCTGGAGAAACACGGCTCTGACGCCATG CACACTGACCCAGATTATTCGGTCGCATACGTGGTGATCGACACGGATGTCGGAATGAAAGGTTTCGGCCTCACGTTCACTCTGGGGAAAGGGACGGACATTG TGGTTTCCGCTGTGAAGATTCTGGCAGGACTGGTGGTCGGGAAATCCTTGCAGGAGATTGTGAGCGACTTCCGTGGATTTTACCGCCTCTTATCCAATGATGGCCAGATGAGATGG TTAGGTCCAGAGAAAGGAGTGATCCACCTCGCCACTGCTGCGGTGCTGAATGCCGTTTGGGACCTGTGGGCGAGAGCAGAGGGCAAG CCGCTGTGGAAGCTGCTTGTTGACATG GATCCCGAGCAGATCGTCTCATGCATGGATTTCAAATACATCACTGATGCGCTAACAGAGGAGGAGGCTCTTG ATATACTCAGGAAGGCACAGGAGGGCAAGCAGCAGAGAG AGGATCAAATGCTGAAGGAGGGTTATCCTGCCTACACCACCTCCTGCGCTTGGTTCGGATACTCTGATCAGCAGCTCAAACAG CTCTGCACAGATGCACTAAACAGCGGTTGGACCAAATTCAAGGTGAAGGTCGGTGCTGACGTAGAGGACGACAGACGCAGGTGCCGCCTCATACGGCAAATTATTGGACCTGATAACACTTTG atGATCGATGCCAACCAGAAATGGGACGTGGCCGAAGCCATCAGCTGGGTGTCCAGCCTGGCCGAGTTCAAACCTCTTTGGATCGAGGAGCCCACGTCTCCAGATGACATCCTGGGTCACGCCACGATCTCCAAG GCTTTGGCTCCACTTGGGATTGGGGTGGCAACAGGAGAGCAG TGTCAGAACCGGGTGATGTTCAAACAGCTGCTCCAGGCCTCGGCCCTGCAGTTCGTCCAGATCGACAGCTGCCGGCTGGGCAGCGTCAACGAGAACTTAGCCGTGCTGCTGATGGCTCACAAGTTCCAGG TGCCAGTGTGTCCTCACGCCGGAGGTGTCGGTCTCTGTGAACTCGTTCAGCATTTGAGCCTGTTTGACTACATTTCTGTGTCTCAGAGTCTGAGTAACCG AATGTGTGAGTATACCGATCACCTGCACGAACACTTCACCAGTCCTGTGGTGATTGAAAATGCCCACTACATGCCTCCCAAG GACCCGGGATATTCTACTGAGATGCTGGAATCGTCGGTGCAGACGCACCAGTACCCTGAAGGAGAAGTGTGGAAACGCCTCATGgacaaatga
- the tyms gene encoding thymidylate synthase isoform X1, whose translation MFYCIPYYLLKKTHTEVMNTDNACKKEDAESTMAPMEKKNFGFFCDERGYLDQIEFILQNGRRKGDRTGTGVISVFGAQARYSLRDQFPLLTTKRVFWRGILEELLWFIKGSTNAKELSAKGVKIWDANGSRDFLDNLGFTDREEGDLGPVYGFQWRHFGAEYTDMHADYTGQGVDQLQKVIDTIRANPEDRRIIMCAWNPKDLPFMALPPCHALCQFYVCDGELSCQLYQRSGDMGLGVPFNIASYALLTYMIAHITDLKPGDFVHTLGDAHIYVNHIEPLKVQLQREIRPFPRLKILRKVERIDDFRAEDFEICDYNPHPTIKMQMAV comes from the exons ATGTTTTACTGCATTCcttattatttgttaaaaa aaacacacaccgagGTAATGAACACGGACAACGCGTGTAAAAAGGAGGACGCGGAATCCACGATGGCGCCGATGGAGAAAAAGAACTTCGGTTTTTTCTGCGACGAGCGCGGTTACCTGGATCAAATCGAGTTCATCCTGCAGAACGGCCGCAGGAAGGGAGACCGGACCGGGACCGGAGTCATCTCTGTGTTCGGTGCTCAGGCCAGATACAGTCTACGAG ATCAGTTCCCCTTGCTGACCACCAAGAGAGTGTTTTGGAGAGGGATCCTTGAAGAACTGCTGTGGTTTATCAAG GGATCCACAAATGCCAAGGAGCTGTCAGCTAAAGGAGTAAAGATTTGGGATGCCAACGGATCAAGGGACTTCCTGGACAATCTTGGATTTACGGATAGAGAGGAAGGCGACCTGGGACCTGTGTACGGATTCCAGTGGAGGCACTTTGGTGCAGAGTACACAGACATGCACGCAG ATTATACAGGACAGGGTGTCGACCAGCTGCAGAAGGTCATCGACACCATCAGAGCGAATCCAGAGGACAGGCGGATCATCATGTGCGCTTGGAACCCCAAAG ACCTGCCCTTCATGGCCTTGCCCCCCTGCCACGCCCTGTGTCAATTCTACGTATGCGATGGCGAGTTGTCCTGTCAGCTGTACCAGCGCTCCGGGGATATGGGTCTCGGGGTGCCCTTCAATATCGCCAGCTATGCGCTTCTAACCTACATGATCGCACACATCACAGACctcaag CCTGGCGACTTTGTTCACACCTTGGGAGACGCCCACATCTACGTCAACCACATCGAACCTCTTAAAGTACAG CTACAGAGGGAGATCCGCCCCTTCCCCCGGCTGAAGATCCTCAGAAAAGTGGAACGCATCGACGATTTCCGCGCCGAAGACTTTGAGATCTGCGATTACAACCCGCATCCCACCATTAAGATGCAGATGGCTGTGTGA
- the enosf1 gene encoding mitochondrial enolase superfamily member 1 isoform X2, protein MRWLGPEKGVIHLATAAVLNAVWDLWARAEGKPLWKLLVDMDPEQIVSCMDFKYITDALTEEEALDILRKAQEGKQQREDQMLKEGYPAYTTSCAWFGYSDQQLKQLCTDALNSGWTKFKVKVGADVEDDRRRCRLIRQIIGPDNTLMIDANQKWDVAEAISWVSSLAEFKPLWIEEPTSPDDILGHATISKALAPLGIGVATGEQCQNRVMFKQLLQASALQFVQIDSCRLGSVNENLAVLLMAHKFQVPVCPHAGGVGLCELVQHLSLFDYISVSQSLSNRMCEYTDHLHEHFTSPVVIENAHYMPPKDPGYSTEMLESSVQTHQYPEGEVWKRLMDK, encoded by the exons ATGAGATGG TTAGGTCCAGAGAAAGGAGTGATCCACCTCGCCACTGCTGCGGTGCTGAATGCCGTTTGGGACCTGTGGGCGAGAGCAGAGGGCAAG CCGCTGTGGAAGCTGCTTGTTGACATG GATCCCGAGCAGATCGTCTCATGCATGGATTTCAAATACATCACTGATGCGCTAACAGAGGAGGAGGCTCTTG ATATACTCAGGAAGGCACAGGAGGGCAAGCAGCAGAGAG AGGATCAAATGCTGAAGGAGGGTTATCCTGCCTACACCACCTCCTGCGCTTGGTTCGGATACTCTGATCAGCAGCTCAAACAG CTCTGCACAGATGCACTAAACAGCGGTTGGACCAAATTCAAGGTGAAGGTCGGTGCTGACGTAGAGGACGACAGACGCAGGTGCCGCCTCATACGGCAAATTATTGGACCTGATAACACTTTG atGATCGATGCCAACCAGAAATGGGACGTGGCCGAAGCCATCAGCTGGGTGTCCAGCCTGGCCGAGTTCAAACCTCTTTGGATCGAGGAGCCCACGTCTCCAGATGACATCCTGGGTCACGCCACGATCTCCAAG GCTTTGGCTCCACTTGGGATTGGGGTGGCAACAGGAGAGCAG TGTCAGAACCGGGTGATGTTCAAACAGCTGCTCCAGGCCTCGGCCCTGCAGTTCGTCCAGATCGACAGCTGCCGGCTGGGCAGCGTCAACGAGAACTTAGCCGTGCTGCTGATGGCTCACAAGTTCCAGG TGCCAGTGTGTCCTCACGCCGGAGGTGTCGGTCTCTGTGAACTCGTTCAGCATTTGAGCCTGTTTGACTACATTTCTGTGTCTCAGAGTCTGAGTAACCG AATGTGTGAGTATACCGATCACCTGCACGAACACTTCACCAGTCCTGTGGTGATTGAAAATGCCCACTACATGCCTCCCAAG GACCCGGGATATTCTACTGAGATGCTGGAATCGTCGGTGCAGACGCACCAGTACCCTGAAGGAGAAGTGTGGAAACGCCTCATGgacaaatga
- the tyms gene encoding thymidylate synthase isoform X2 — MPVTSETHTEVMNTDNACKKEDAESTMAPMEKKNFGFFCDERGYLDQIEFILQNGRRKGDRTGTGVISVFGAQARYSLRDQFPLLTTKRVFWRGILEELLWFIKGSTNAKELSAKGVKIWDANGSRDFLDNLGFTDREEGDLGPVYGFQWRHFGAEYTDMHADYTGQGVDQLQKVIDTIRANPEDRRIIMCAWNPKDLPFMALPPCHALCQFYVCDGELSCQLYQRSGDMGLGVPFNIASYALLTYMIAHITDLKPGDFVHTLGDAHIYVNHIEPLKVQLQREIRPFPRLKILRKVERIDDFRAEDFEICDYNPHPTIKMQMAV, encoded by the exons ATGCCTGTcacttcagaaacacacaccgagGTAATGAACACGGACAACGCGTGTAAAAAGGAGGACGCGGAATCCACGATGGCGCCGATGGAGAAAAAGAACTTCGGTTTTTTCTGCGACGAGCGCGGTTACCTGGATCAAATCGAGTTCATCCTGCAGAACGGCCGCAGGAAGGGAGACCGGACCGGGACCGGAGTCATCTCTGTGTTCGGTGCTCAGGCCAGATACAGTCTACGAG ATCAGTTCCCCTTGCTGACCACCAAGAGAGTGTTTTGGAGAGGGATCCTTGAAGAACTGCTGTGGTTTATCAAG GGATCCACAAATGCCAAGGAGCTGTCAGCTAAAGGAGTAAAGATTTGGGATGCCAACGGATCAAGGGACTTCCTGGACAATCTTGGATTTACGGATAGAGAGGAAGGCGACCTGGGACCTGTGTACGGATTCCAGTGGAGGCACTTTGGTGCAGAGTACACAGACATGCACGCAG ATTATACAGGACAGGGTGTCGACCAGCTGCAGAAGGTCATCGACACCATCAGAGCGAATCCAGAGGACAGGCGGATCATCATGTGCGCTTGGAACCCCAAAG ACCTGCCCTTCATGGCCTTGCCCCCCTGCCACGCCCTGTGTCAATTCTACGTATGCGATGGCGAGTTGTCCTGTCAGCTGTACCAGCGCTCCGGGGATATGGGTCTCGGGGTGCCCTTCAATATCGCCAGCTATGCGCTTCTAACCTACATGATCGCACACATCACAGACctcaag CCTGGCGACTTTGTTCACACCTTGGGAGACGCCCACATCTACGTCAACCACATCGAACCTCTTAAAGTACAG CTACAGAGGGAGATCCGCCCCTTCCCCCGGCTGAAGATCCTCAGAAAAGTGGAACGCATCGACGATTTCCGCGCCGAAGACTTTGAGATCTGCGATTACAACCCGCATCCCACCATTAAGATGCAGATGGCTGTGTGA